Within the Salmo salar chromosome ssa12, Ssal_v3.1, whole genome shotgun sequence genome, the region GACTCCACAGGACAGAttttgctctccggttttgtaatgaaacaaaggtgtggttgaatttattctgccactgtcttcttgtctcggccttaggcctatatatcatggtgtcaaggcatatgaactaacaggttttaataaatctccggttattacccagttctgctctcctgcgcctgacttctctgccgccaattACGCACCCCGCTACACAAGGTTATGTttccactaaacaactattgatttagaaccacagacagttaccgcaagtcacaaagaaaacaggaactgcctccactattccagcatcacttcaacttcaccatttcaacatcatctaatcacctatgcttagtctaatctAGTGACAACTAAACTATACCCAAAActtttagtccaatcaacgtaagctaaatatgtgcctgtccatggtactgatttctgtgtgtgtttggtatatgtgtgtgtgcatgcaagtaaataaaaacatgttgactcaccctgcttgtagagaaacaccaatTCCGCCAccctctttcatgttgcctaaacaAGTCTAcgactctgttatacagtacacacttttagctTTTGTtttcctaggctacctggctaaaatgcttgctcgctagcctaacttcctttcatgggcaatgatGCGCCAggtcagctagttaacattagcctactacatctagctacatgttgaattTCCATCCTCTcgggccaggggcacaatgttgtaatttatggttggatcagaatcgcgttataatcattggccagtaccaagaagtaaaaccacaagtccaaatccctacctccatccatggctaatttagaaaAGGgctgattttagctagctagctagcttccggGGGAAAACAAAGATTCtatttttttctgtcaatgatgtttggcttctgatgtgattggtctgaagccaaatccaaactggctttccTTGACGCTTTCTTTTGGTGCATCAGGACAAATCACAGctgagctcgctcagtttaggTCAACACTGATTGGCTGTTATTCTTTTGAAaaattatcaagggaggccaaatgttcGCTGGCTTCCTTTGGATTCAATGCTACTGGCAGCaaaaatgtcatactctttttgaccagacagcatcagatagatacgCTACACAAACTGAGACAGAGATGTGCTGATTCTTTCGTttggatgctttctccagtgagatacattcagcctcttgcaaattgaaTGAAATTGATGAAACACAGCAAgacgaaagatacattattttgtatatttttttcctGCCTTTACCCGGAGTGTATGTAATAGAGATGGTCTCTCTCTGGGTTGGGAGGGGTTGTCTCATACCCATCCTGCTGTCTGTCATATGTATGACCCATCTCCAGATCAAAGTCAGTGTGTGGGGTGGAGGAGCCACTTCTCCCTGACATGAAGTTCCTGTCTGAAACACATGCAAAATCCCCTCCGCTGCCTCACACTGGTTTCTTTGTACCCCGGCCTGCTCTAATCTGAGGTTTTGATCTGTGTCTGTTAGACTGTGCTGTTCTTTCACACATTGGCACTCCCATCAGAGTGTTCACAGGGAGGAGGGTCCATGGGAAGTTACTCACCTAAACAGGAGAGAAGTGAATGTTGAAGAAGAGGTTAACTGGTCCAGCCCAGTGCTCTAGTAGTCAACTATATTGTGACATGCTATCTTGCATCATTGCATCATTGTACCCATACCATACTTGCATAATGAATGACCCAATGACTCTATCTAGCGTTTTGCTCTTGTGAGTCTTTGGTACTCTGGCTCTTTCTAGTAAGGCAGGTGGTCATAGATTATATACTGTGTTATTTGCGCCATCTGTTGGCAGTATAACATAATTACAGTACAAAAACAACAGAACACCAACCACAGCGACTACAGAAAAAGTGTAACTGGTAACTAATTAAGTGAAACCTATTCtaaaaactgtaaaaaaaaataacatattatgaatcttgtgtttttgtgcgtccccccaaaaaacactgcACCCTATCTCGCGAGAGGACACGCCGCATGTGCAATGCTCACCAGCATCAATTGGTGGGAAGAACGGGTGCTGAGGGTGCAGCAGCACCCCATGAAAAATctgaataaaacaaatatatatatacagtacgggtcaaaagtttggacacacctactcattgcagggtttttctATTCTGACTGACAGATTTTTTGGCTGTGGTCATTCACATTTTTCATCTTCGATTATATGCTATTAATGCACGTCACTTCAAATGTCTTGGAACCGTTAACCCTTTTCACAATCGCGGGagttggcctatatggatagggctaaattgaaatgtttcttacagaaaaaATATGAAAAGCACGGAAGCAATTGAAAGGgaagtttggagattatgggaaaatgATTAGACCAAAGTTGGAAGACACAACAGTTCGTCTGACACaggactgaatccaaacattacgcTGTTGCATTTacaatgtgcattttacatttactgtgctTTTTGTCGCATTTGTTGATAactaaatctgaaaatactctgaatacattcagtaacatgataagaatattcatggaaaatgtggggtaggtaCAACATAAGATAAAAACAATAGTCTCCAAGTGGCCACAcccctctccaaagtgtgcacagttcctaagtaatttcaatgcacttttatgacttaAAGAAGTCTTCAGCTATAAGGTGCTTTTTTTtttagctctcctagctgtgccgttgaggaactagaacaagcacacttgtagttgttttgtttggaacacagccccGCATTCCCGCCATCACACAATTGCTGCTGTTGTTTAAGCAATCCAAAAACTGACCATTATAAATCACAATCTGGGTCAgatgggcatcatttgaaagtttgttctattgccaacatgactaactaagttataaaatacgatTTTACGGTGTTATGCTTTCACCGGGTAATTCATAGAAACAGATTATAATTCGGTGCGCATAAAAAGGGTGCATTCCGATTTGTGTTCTGCTAATTTTcctcacaatagacaaacacaggctCATTCTGTTTTAGAACAATCCAGGGTATGACGCCATGTCaccttgtaactgtacatcaaccATAGTGACGATAAACACTAACACTGTATATGACGTGAGTTTGATTATATGGGTCCTAGTGTAAAGGGTGTACTCATCTGCATGTCACTCCCATTCTGAACCAAAATCCTACGCATTACTCCATGTGCTTAACCCAcctcacttttgttttgagccaaCTTTGCCATTGGTCAGAAAAGTACAACTTTTCACCGGGTGCTAACTATGCCTACTCTGGCGCCCAAACCAGATAAATAGAATCCCTTCAATGATTTATCGTCATTCTACAGCCCAGTGGGTGAAAGAGTGAGAAATTTGGTCCAAAGACATGTCATTTTGTCGCAGGCACGTGGTGTCTCCACAGATTTTTGGTTTCTCCCTCATATACAGTTATTATATTGTGCACCGGTCCATGGCCGTGACGTCAGCGGGCAAAAGGAGAAGGTTCTGACTGCGGCCCGGCAGGGAAACTCCAGGGAAGAACCGCCCAGGGAAACCAAATCCCTCTCTATCTTCTCTTTCCATTGGCTTCTGACTACTTCGTCGTTCTGTCACTGGGCGGATTCGATTATGCTGAGCCGCGGGGCACCAGGCAAAGGTCCGTTACGTCGTCGGGCGAAAGCGGGGAGGGAGGAGCACGGCCGCCCTTCTCAAATAGAATTGTAATCTGTGCCGCTCTGTCATTTTGTCAACAATGCAGAATGGTGCATCATCCATTTTtttcaataaaataaatgttagAAAGCTCTATCTCATTTTCATCGGGAAGGTAGATAAAGctcaaaagcaatcacttttgcatgtgaaaaaaCAGAATCGTACTCTTTACTCCACGTGCCCATATATCACTTGGTTTTCAGATTACTTTGCCATGTGCTTTGAACAGGGCACATGGCTCACGCCCAGGAGGCAGCCTGGTTCCAAAACTAATGCAATCAACTTTCACCTGGTGCAAAACATACCTACTCAGGCACCCGGGCGAGATTAAACAAACCCCCTGATTATAGCTaaacctaacccttttcctaacctgccTAAGtgactactgccccgtagcactcacatctgtagccataaaatgctttgaaaggctggtcatggctcacatcaacaccatcatcccagaaactctGAACCCACTTCAATTCACataaccgccccaacagatccacagatgacgcaatctctattgcactccacactgccctttcccacctggacaaaaggaacacatatgtgagaatgctgttcattgactacagcttagcgttcaacaccatagtgcacacgaagctcatcactaaactaagaaccctgggactgaacaactccctctacaactggatcttggacttcctgacgggtcgcccccaggtggtgagggtagtcaACACCACATCGGCCACACTGACCCTTAACACGGGGCCCCTCTGGAGTGCGTATTTAGTCTCttcttgtactccctgttaacccacgactgcgtggccacacacgactccaacaccagtattaagtttgccgacgacacgacggcctgatcacagacgacgatgagacagcctatagggaggaggtcagagacctggcaatgtggtgccaggacaaaaacctctccctcaatgtgagcaagacaaagaatatgatcgtggactacaggaaaagaagggcAGAGCaaacccccattcacatcgacgaaGCTGTAGGAGAGTGggccgagagcttcaagttccttggtgtccacatcactaaggacctatcatggtccaaacacaccaagacagttgtgaagatggcatgacaatgcctattccccatcaggaggctgaaaagatttggcaagggACCTCAGATCCtataaaagttctacagctgcaccatcgagagcatcctgaccggttgcattttCTTACTTacttttttaaaactgcattgttggttaagggctcaaaagtaagcatttcacagtaaggtcttgttgtattcagcgcatgtgacaaatacaatttgatttgattctcctAATCTGCTAggttaattcacctaacctgcttctttagttctcctaacctgctactttaATTATCCTAATTAATTCGCTACCTTAGTTCTattaacctgctacattaattcacctaacctgATATGTACATTTTTCTAACATGCTaaattaattatcctaacctgctatgtaggCTAAACAAACCATCTGTACCGACAAATTATCATAACATCGGGCTGCCTCCTGGGCTTGAGACAGGTGCCCCTTTCCCCAGCTAAATGGGTTCAAAATAAAAGTGACATTTTTGTGTGTGAGTCGGATtctgttttcacatgcaaaagtgattgctttcGATAAAAGCGTTTTATCTGTCTTACCAATGATAACTCGTTTGAAAATGCTAACATATTGTATGAAAAATAGATGTTGTATGCACCATGACGTAGACAACATGACCGATCGCAGCAGATTATTGTTCGATTTGAGAATGCGCTCCTCCCTCGCCACTTTTTCCCGTTCACGACCGGTGCCCCGCGGCTCAGCATAATCGAATATGCCCATTGGTGTCTCCGCAGTGAATATGGCGGATACGGAAGGGGAGTCGCTGGAGACGTGGCTCAGTGAGTTACATGCTTGGAAATTAAATTATACGTACTTCTTTATGCATCGTTTTAATGTTCAACAATTTGGCAATTCACAACTACATCACCAGTGCCAGCTAGAATGTAAATTTTATacaaatggcaacaatggctATGTTCATTTATTCGTGTTTTGAGTCAATGTTTGGGTCAAGAGAGGTGGCTTGCaatgagctaacgttagctagttatcaAAATGTTTTGGCAACAACAGTTCATGTTCACAATGCCCAATGAATACGACAATTTATTTACTcttgttaggtagctagctaactaagctTCTATTTTTTGCTAGTTGTCAAGATTGTTGGAGTTAgtttgctagctagatagcttaGCAACTACTGTAGTTGTTTACAAATCCACCAGCAGCAGGCTACACAAATCTGTGACTAGCTAACTGCCTACTTAGCTTCCAAAGTGTGACTAGCTTACTACAAGGGCTGGCTGCATTCGACTAAATCTTGCTGTACTTGCGTCAAGACAAATGTGCTGTAACTTTCATGACATGTTTGGCTTTTATCACATTCAGATGTCAgccatcagcagtttttctaaaGGAGCCTTTGAAAACTCAGTCAGAGATAGATATTcatgtgacccccccccccccttacagaCAAAGCCACCAACCCATCCAACAGGCAGGAAGACTGGGACTACATTACAGGATTCTGTGACCAAATCAATAAGGAATTGGAAGGGTATGGCTGCTTTTTCTATGCTCTTCAAGTAACGTTACAGCAGGTCCCCTGGATCATATTTCAGAAGCTGAACTCATTTCTGCAGTGTTAAGGTATTAATCTCATTGTAATCAATAAGGTTTTCTGAAGTTGTAATGGTTGTAACTTTTTATTGTTGTCAACAGCATAACCTCAAATCAGGCTCATTTGGAACTGTTGAATCCTTGAATTGTTTGAGatttgttctggtattatatgaTTTTAATTTCAGCCCACAGATTGCTGTGAGATTGTTAGCCCATAAAATCCAGTCCCCACAAGAATGGGAGGCGATACAGGCTTTGATGGTGTGTAACATCCCACTCTTACATTGAGTATTTGTCATTTATCTCTAGGCCTATAATTCTTGGAGCGTTAACATTGACTACTCACTGTTGCAGGTTTTAGAGGCTTGCATGAAGAACTGCGGGAAAAGGTTCCACAATGAAGTTGGGAAATTTAGGTTTCTAAATGAACTCATCAAAGTGGTGTCACCTAAAGTAAGTAGATAATATCAACTGTTTTGTATTGGTCCTTAATCCCATAGTTCTGTATGTAATGTGTTGCTTTGTTAAAATGGAATCCATCCAGCTGAACCCTGTTCCAGTATCTAGGTGACAGAGTGTCGGAGGTGGTGAAGAAGAGAGTGGTAGATATGCTCTTCAGCTGGACGCGCTCTTTACCCGATGAGGCGAAGATCAGTGAAGCTTATCAAATGCTGAAGAAACAAGGTAGGATTTCAGCATTTTAAAATTACCCTATTTCAGGTTTTCATTGGTTTTTAGCCTGTACTGTAAAGTCGCCATGGCACTTCTAACTATTGCCTTTTTTCAGGTATTGTCACTGTTGACCCTGATGTTCCTCTGGATAAGACACTGATGCCGTCGCCCCCCTCCCGGCCCAAGAACCCTGTGTTTGAGAACGAGGAGAAGAGCAAGGTGAGATGCTTCCTTCTTATGATGTTTGATGGAAGATCTTTGTATACGGACGATGGAAACAGACTATGTGGAGAAAGTGTTAATTGTGTTCTTTCAAAAAATGTTTGATTTCTGTCTTTGGGATGCAAATAGCATAGGCTAGATCGTTTATGACTATGTCATTACAATAACAATTACACTGTAAAACCCTCCTGTCTATCTCACCCTCTCTCATTGGTCCTGGCATGTTTGCTTTTCTGAGCTTCAACTTGATCTATGATCAGATGTTTTCTCAAGCCCTGGGATCTGTCACAGGGATTGGCTGCTGTGACTGGACCCTACTGTGGGAAACAGACTAGAGTACTAGAGACTGActtattattctctctctctgtagcgaCTGGCCGAGCTTCTGAAGAGCAAAAAGCCTGAGGATCTACAGGAGGCCAACCGCCTCATCAAAAACATGGTCAAAGAGGTTAGCCTACATGCATCATCATACAGACACGCATCCAGTGACGTAGGCAGTCGTTGTGTAAACAGAGCTGCTACACAAACATAATGATGTTGATGACAACCATAATGACGACAACTGATTGAATCCGGCAGTCACTGTCCCAGTGGGTTTAAGgcaggtgtgtgctgtgtttCAGGATGAGGTGAGGCTGCAGAGAGCGTCGAAGCGCAGCGGCACCCTGGAGGAGGTAAACAACAGTGTTAAACTGCTCAACGAGATGCTCAGCCACTTCAGCAGGGACCAATCAACGGACGGAGACAAGGAGCTTATCAAAGTTGGTCCACATCTTACTTCTCTATCACTATTGTAGACTTTTCCCTTCAAAAAATTGGAGATAGACACTTTTTATAGATTAACTTTGTGGAAAATAAAAGGAAATCGCTTCCAGGACAATGAAAGTTTGCTTAACAATATTTTGTTGTTAAAAGCACATTAATACACTTTGGAAGCATATATGAAATGTGTTGTCATCACATAATATTATTGTTGGTGTTGTTTTTTTCATTTCAGGAGCTTTATGGTGACTGTGACAAGTTGAGGGGGACTGTGTTCAAGCTGgccacagagacagaggacaatGACAGCAGCTTAGGTAACCAACACTCCCTGAGGCCTGCCATCTTATTGGCCAAAATAGTCATATCCCTCCCATTGGTCATATTGATTGGTTGGATGATCCTTCATTGTGACCTTTGACCTCTCGTGACCCCCAGGTGACATATTGCAGGCCAGCGATGACCTGTCCCGCGTCATCAACTCCTATAAGAGGATTGTGGAAGGACAGACTGTCAATGGAGAGATGGAGCCACTTGGACTGTCAACTACTACACAATGTAAGAACATGAGGGTTCACAGATGTTATTTTCTACCAGGGATTATCCAGCTTTTCCTTTCTGGGGCCCAGGTCTGGGGATTCTTTACAAAAGTATAAGCCCCCCCTTCATCTGAGATCACATCGGTGTCTTATTGTATTTACCATCTTGGACTGTTTCACCCTAATCTTGTGAACTTCCCAAATCATGATAGCAGCAACAAATAAGTGAAACTCAATCTCTTTCCATCCCTGACCAGGTACCAAAGACAGCaaccagtctgagatcctgataGACCTGGCTGGTCTGGACCTCCAGATCCCCTCCCCACCAGAGCATCCTCCTCTAGCCCAGCACCCAGACTTCATCCCAGCCGACCTGCTGTACGGGTCTGCCCCCCTCCAGGATCTTCAGGCCTGCCCTGCCATGGAGGACCCCAGGCCCAGCAAACCCTCTGCTGCACTGTCTCTACTGGACAAGGAGCTCCTCTCTCTAGGTACAGCACATCCTGTATCAGCACCTTTATGTCTTAGATCtgataacattttacatttacattttagtcatttagcagacgctcttatccagagcgacttacagtagtgaatgcatacatttcatacaatttcataattttttttgctggccccccgtgggaatcgaacccacaaccctggtgttgcaaacaccacgctctaccaactgagctacagggaagaaaGCATTAGTCTTCTGTATGTCTTTGTGATTCATGTTTTTGACATTGAATTCACATAGTAGACTCACC harbors:
- the LOC106564669 gene encoding ADP-ribosylation factor-binding protein GGA3 isoform X2: MPIGVSAVNMADTEGESLETWLNKATNPSNRQEDWDYITGFCDQINKELEGPQIAVRLLAHKIQSPQEWEAIQALMVLEACMKNCGKRFHNEVGKFRFLNELIKVVSPKYLGDRVSEVVKKRVVDMLFSWTRSLPDEAKISEAYQMLKKQGIVTVDPDVPLDKTLMPSPPSRPKNPVFENEEKSKRLAELLKSKKPEDLQEANRLIKNMVKEDEVRLQRASKRSGTLEEVNNSVKLLNEMLSHFSRDQSTDGDKELIKELYGDCDKLRGTVFKLATETEDNDSSLGDILQASDDLSRVINSYKRIVEGQTVNGEMEPLGLSTTTQCTKDSNQSEILIDLAGLDLQIPSPPEHPPLAQHPDFIPADLLYGSAPLQDLQACPAMEDPRPSKPSAALSLLDKELLSLGLNDPVPAKDDLNNLWKTFLQAPNPVLDLFGSAIPATVFSAASTTENTEPVSKTAAPVSYPQSSVAASFPYPSAAAQAVSASLNHSLQDLAMLDLGSPKSMSGVINTGDLFGMGEAMGATASPRIGIPASRSSPLPLGILPAAAAAAAPTLSPKTQADDSPLLRSLSPILILPLGQASPAKFPEISLSNIHVPLEAIKPSKLCPVTAYDKDGVRVLLHFATDCPQGRPDVLVMVVSMLNTAPLPVRNIVLQAAVPKSMKVRLQPPSGTDLAPFNPIFPPAAITQVMLLANPLMDKVRMRYKLTFTLGEQQCTETGEVDQFPPAEIWGAL
- the LOC106564669 gene encoding ADP-ribosylation factor-binding protein GGA3 isoform X1 gives rise to the protein MHRFNVQQFGNSQLHHQCQLEYKATNPSNRQEDWDYITGFCDQINKELEGPQIAVRLLAHKIQSPQEWEAIQALMVLEACMKNCGKRFHNEVGKFRFLNELIKVVSPKYLGDRVSEVVKKRVVDMLFSWTRSLPDEAKISEAYQMLKKQGIVTVDPDVPLDKTLMPSPPSRPKNPVFENEEKSKRLAELLKSKKPEDLQEANRLIKNMVKEDEVRLQRASKRSGTLEEVNNSVKLLNEMLSHFSRDQSTDGDKELIKELYGDCDKLRGTVFKLATETEDNDSSLGDILQASDDLSRVINSYKRIVEGQTVNGEMEPLGLSTTTQCTKDSNQSEILIDLAGLDLQIPSPPEHPPLAQHPDFIPADLLYGSAPLQDLQACPAMEDPRPSKPSAALSLLDKELLSLGLNDPVPAKDDLNNLWKTFLQAPNPVLDLFGSAIPATVFSAASTTENTEPVSKTAAPVSYPQSSVAASFPYPSAAAQAVSASLNHSLQDLAMLDLGSPKSMSGVINTGDLFGMGEAMGATASPRIGIPASRSSPLPLGILPAAAAAAAPTLSPKTQADDSPLLRSLSPILILPLGQASPAKFPEISLSNIHVPLEAIKPSKLCPVTAYDKDGVRVLLHFATDCPQGRPDVLVMVVSMLNTAPLPVRNIVLQAAVPKSMKVRLQPPSGTDLAPFNPIFPPAAITQVMLLANPLMDKVRMRYKLTFTLGEQQCTETGEVDQFPPAEIWGAL
- the LOC106564669 gene encoding ADP-ribosylation factor-binding protein GGA3 isoform X3: MVLEACMKNCGKRFHNEVGKFRFLNELIKVVSPKYLGDRVSEVVKKRVVDMLFSWTRSLPDEAKISEAYQMLKKQGIVTVDPDVPLDKTLMPSPPSRPKNPVFENEEKSKRLAELLKSKKPEDLQEANRLIKNMVKEDEVRLQRASKRSGTLEEVNNSVKLLNEMLSHFSRDQSTDGDKELIKELYGDCDKLRGTVFKLATETEDNDSSLGDILQASDDLSRVINSYKRIVEGQTVNGEMEPLGLSTTTQCTKDSNQSEILIDLAGLDLQIPSPPEHPPLAQHPDFIPADLLYGSAPLQDLQACPAMEDPRPSKPSAALSLLDKELLSLGLNDPVPAKDDLNNLWKTFLQAPNPVLDLFGSAIPATVFSAASTTENTEPVSKTAAPVSYPQSSVAASFPYPSAAAQAVSASLNHSLQDLAMLDLGSPKSMSGVINTGDLFGMGEAMGATASPRIGIPASRSSPLPLGILPAAAAAAAPTLSPKTQADDSPLLRSLSPILILPLGQASPAKFPEISLSNIHVPLEAIKPSKLCPVTAYDKDGVRVLLHFATDCPQGRPDVLVMVVSMLNTAPLPVRNIVLQAAVPKSMKVRLQPPSGTDLAPFNPIFPPAAITQVMLLANPLMDKVRMRYKLTFTLGEQQCTETGEVDQFPPAEIWGAL